The sequence gattagttacgaatttgttttttaacaataaaaaaataattaaatgaaatgaacatgtcatccaaatgcatcttagATGGAAAtacgagcacttggtgaacttacattacatattcgaatatcaaatattttaatactcattctgagtatatcatttactaaatcaagtattttaaaattgaaattaggtatttcgcaagtaaaactaagtatttgaaaaagttcaatgattagttacgaatttgttttttaacaataaaaaaataattaaatgaaatgaacatgtcatccaatgcatcttggatggaaaaTGCGAGCACTTAGTGAACTTACGTTTCAAATTCTAAtattcagtattttaatacccattctgagtatctcatttagcaaatcaagtattttaaaattaaaattaggtatttcgcaagtaaaactaagtacttcaaaaagttcaatgcttagtttcgaatttgtttttcttttaaatattaaaaaaatatttaaatgaaatgtacaTGTAATCTATATGAATGTTTGAtagaaatgcgagcacttgatGGAATTACATTGTCTActagaatatccagtattttattaacttttattaGTATCTtaattaccaaatcaagtatttaaaatttaatttaggtatttcgcaaataaAAGTAAGTATTTCAAAATGTTCAATGTTTAGTtgcgattttttttaaaaataaaaaataattaaatgaaatgaacatgtaatccaaatgcatcttggatgtaatgcgagcatttggtgaacttacgttacatattcgaatatccagtattttaatatccattctgagtatctcatttaccaaatcaagtattttaaaattgaaattaggtatttcggaagtaaaactaagtattttaaaaagttcaatgattagttacgaatttgttttttttaacaataaaaaataattaaatgaaatgaacatgtcatccaaatggatcttggatggaaatgcgagcatTGGGTGAACTtgcgttgcatattcgaatattcaGAATTTGAATACACATTCTAAGTATTTCATTTATTAaaacaagtattttaaaattgaaattaagtatttcgcaagtaaaactaagtatttcaaaaagttcaattagtcgcgaatttgttttttttttaaataaaaaatatttaaattcaatttacatgtcatccaaatgcatcgaGAATGATGAGTGGAAAGAGAAGATGACCGACAAAAATtggtatttatataattttttattaattaaaagggTAAAAAGGTAAAAATACATGAAACATGTAATAAAAGCTAAGTTGGTCTTTTGTCAggtattaaaatacaaaaaaaaaactgatgggtactgaatcttaaataaatcataGACAGATGTATTTTTCTCCAATTCACCCTTTAGATAAAAggaagaaatattaaaaaaaaaatttaaaaaaagaggATATAATAATAGTTATACATGTATTACAAATTTATTGAAATAAGTTTTAtggttatttttattgaataaataaaaaaattagctcGGTTATTAATATAAAAGATTGGTATTGGGGATCTCATGGTATAAAGTTTTTAAGATGTATTTAAAGAgtagtctcttgtgagacgatctcacgaatctttatctgtgagacaggtcaaccttactgatattcacaataaaaaggaatactcttagcataaaaaataatatttgtgcatggatgatccaaataagatatatgtctcacaaaatacgactcgtgagaccatcttacacaagtttttgtcgtaTTTAAATTGattcattttatatcaaattgttTCAATTCCAGCGTCCTAAATCTATTCTACTTATttggatatttttaaatttcacgACTTTCGAATTCTTTTACCACTATTTTGTGTGTGTTTATATCACTCACAATTCCTCCAAAAATATCTCTCTcaatcctttttttttatatataaaaataaaaatatttctatcaAAGCATGAAAactgttgatattattatttctaagacattataaaatcaattattagcGTAAAAAAATATCACTTACATCCAACCATCTTTAATTCAATTATAAATATATCTTCGTATTGTcgtccaaaaataaaataaaataatgtctcctcataacttaaataaattaatatgtaaAATCTCTTCTTTTTTCATGTCATTTTCAATTCGAGTCAAATTATTTTAGAGATACATTAAATCAACTAAATAATAACATTTGTGAATGATAACGAATTAATTTGAAGTTGGGACGAAAATTTAGAAGCAGAACTGAATTTGAGTCTTTTTATATGAACACTAGTATTTCTATTTTCAACTACAGAGTTATTCATTCCTTGGTATATAAAACTATCATTTCAACTAGAAAGTTATTCCCATATATTTTTTCCTTCCTATATGTATAATTGTATCACATGTTACTTGGGGAAGAATCGCTCATCGACTTCTTTACACAATCTACAATGCCTGCGCAATCAACCTGAGGTGCTAGACAGCCTGTAACGTCGTCGCATTCATCATCTCCAATAGAGTGAGGCGAGCGGAGGCTACCATGAGTTTGACAGGCCTTCATCGTCTTACAATGCTCCGCCTCATCATCTCTAATGTTCATAAAAACATCGTACAAATTGTCTGAAACCAATCCAAAGTGAAATATATTTACTGTTAGCATATGTTCTTTCAAACCACAGTAATGgattcatattatatatatgataaagTGGCCAGCTAGATAACTATGTTGACGGAAACAAAATTGAAACTAAAAGCATGAAATGTACAAGTGCTGTGATGCTGACCTATTTTAGGCCGTCTGGAACAGGGTGGCCTAGCTGTTTGAAATTCATCTGACAAGTAGcagaaaaatttataatttattggaACAGTCCGTAACTAGCAGCTGTGGTGTAAAAGTTATCCATGAAACTCGTCTTACCAAACAAATACAAGTCTCCTTTAGTGTAATATCTTATTGCCACAGCAGGTGCAGGTAATTTCTTCAACTCCTCTACAGTTAGGATAGAAAAAGATGACCATTATTAGCAGCATCAAAGGGAAGAAGGTTCATTGTGAGAAAATAACGTTGAGTCTTTCCATTTTCACCATTAGTGGCACTAATAATCGTTTGATCAACAGTAGTTTAGTAATATGGCATATCTATGAGAATGTACGAATTTTATACATAATACCTCCTTGAGTCTTGATAAACTTGTCATAAGTTTCATATGCATGATTCTCCACACATTCAGAGAAGTGATCTGCGGAAATACAAAATGGAGTTTCATGCAAATCAACTGACAATTTCTAACGTGAAATATAATAATACTTACATGCCATTCTTGGACTCAAAGCATACATAAAAACAGtcataaaatagtaaaatactGCAATATGTTGAGCAAGAAACCGATCGAACCACCAAGCATTTCCACCTAGTTCCTGCAACAGAAACAAAAAACAAGTTAACGCGAAACATTAGAATAAAATAGAACAGAGATCAAGCCAATAGAAGCTCAGAAATTGAGCATTACTTCCATAATAAGCAAATGATGCATCTCGTTCCAGCTCTCTGCAAAGTGAACTTTCAGATAGTCTGCCTTTCGCCACCATCCAAAACTCTCATACAAGTGCAATACGGATATGAAAGCTGGACATGACATTCAGTTTATCATAAAAAAGAAgtgttgatccaagcaaagcagtcaataattttatacataagAAAGCTATGAATGCCCCTGCCCCCTGAGGCGTGAACACGAGGGCAAGAAAACCTAAGGTTTTATGTGCCTTGCTATCTATGATATGGCACACATACAACTGTACTtcactcaaaaatattttggggtTTTGAAGTACTTCGACGTATGCAGGATCGTATGTATCTAGAAGATACATTATATTTTTCCGTAAGAAAAGTTATTCAT comes from Primulina huaijiensis isolate GDHJ02 chromosome 5, ASM1229523v2, whole genome shotgun sequence and encodes:
- the LOC140976833 gene encoding ubiquinol oxidase 4, chloroplastic/chromoplastic, coding for MSLPLSSSMVSGMISIPSPSFLNVRDSGFSSPLFKSVNFLRLSDSAAIHTSRTASWPRVSRKLFKVRATLLQENEEKVVVEESFNPKSFPAKEGNASSGEPPDGLPYNGLEKWIIKIEQSINIFLMDSVIKILDTLYHDRNYARFYVLETIARVPYFAFISVLHLYESFGWWRKADYLKVHFAESWNEMHHLLIMEELGGNAWWFDRFLAQHIAVFYYFMTVFMYALSPRMAYHFSECVENHAYETYDKFIKTQGEELKKLPAPAVAIRYYTKGDLYLFDEFQTARPPCSRRPKIDNLYDVFMNIRDDEAEHCKTMKACQTHGSLRSPHSIGDDECDDVTGCLAPQVDCAGIVDCVKKSMSDSSPSNM